The proteins below are encoded in one region of Desulfobotulus mexicanus:
- a CDS encoding type IV pilus twitching motility protein PilT — translation MKKQEIDHILTQMLDYRQNVSDLNFTAGRPPQVESDGRLLGVPITPPLPSLTPYQTEMLALTLVGRNRRMARQLVQEGSCDLSYGLPGKARFRVNVFSQSGGNYSTVLRKLEARIPTIDTLNLPEVFHKIASEKNGLIFVTGATGSGKSTSLAAMLDAINNTQEVHVVTLEDPVEYQHPQKKSTFNQREYGVDFPDYVTGLRAALRQAPKVILVGEMRDKESVEIGLRASETGHLVLTTLHTVDAGKTINRIIGMFETEEERQMRIRLSDSVKWIICQRLLPKVGGGRVAAFEILGTSLRVKDVIMHGESEGKTFYEMIQAGRHRGLCTFDDSIIELYEKGLVTEATALAYASKRESVARGIDRVKSARGEKTTDIDNLEIDRGYGRREGF, via the coding sequence ATGAAAAAGCAGGAAATTGATCATATTCTTACGCAGATGCTCGATTACAGGCAGAATGTGTCGGACCTCAATTTTACCGCAGGACGTCCTCCTCAGGTGGAGAGTGATGGCAGGCTGCTGGGGGTTCCCATAACGCCCCCTCTGCCATCCCTGACTCCCTACCAGACGGAAATGCTGGCCCTGACCCTTGTGGGCAGGAACCGCAGGATGGCACGCCAGCTGGTTCAGGAGGGTTCCTGTGATCTTTCCTATGGGTTGCCCGGTAAGGCCAGATTTCGTGTGAATGTATTTTCCCAGTCCGGTGGAAATTATTCCACGGTTCTTCGAAAGCTGGAGGCCCGCATTCCGACCATTGATACCCTTAATCTTCCGGAAGTTTTCCATAAAATTGCATCGGAAAAAAACGGCCTGATTTTTGTGACAGGTGCCACGGGTTCAGGTAAGTCCACAAGCCTTGCGGCCATGCTGGATGCCATAAACAATACCCAGGAAGTGCATGTGGTCACCCTTGAGGATCCGGTGGAATATCAGCATCCCCAGAAAAAATCCACCTTTAACCAGAGAGAATACGGTGTGGATTTCCCCGATTATGTTACAGGGCTGCGTGCGGCACTCCGTCAGGCGCCCAAGGTAATTCTGGTGGGGGAGATGCGGGATAAGGAATCCGTGGAAATTGGTCTCAGGGCGTCAGAAACCGGCCATCTGGTGCTGACTACCCTGCATACGGTGGATGCGGGTAAGACCATCAATCGTATCATTGGTATGTTTGAGACCGAAGAGGAGAGGCAGATGCGTATCCGACTCTCTGATTCCGTTAAGTGGATTATCTGCCAGCGCCTTTTGCCCAAGGTTGGGGGAGGAAGGGTCGCTGCCTTTGAGATTCTTGGAACCAGTCTCAGGGTGAAGGATGTTATCATGCATGGTGAGTCTGAAGGTAAAACTTTCTATGAAATGATTCAGGCAGGACGCCACCGGGGCTTGTGTACCTTTGATGATTCAATTATCGAACTTTATGAAAAAGGCCTGGTAACTGAAGCCACAGCTCTGGCCTATGCTTCCAAGAGGGAGTCTGTTGCCCGGGGTATTGACCGGGTCAAGTCTGCCAGAGGAGAGAAAACAACTGATATAGACAACCTTGAAATTGACAGGGGTTATGGTCGGCGGGAGGGCTTCTGA
- a CDS encoding zinc-ribbon domain-containing protein produces the protein MGEDGMVLVCDGCDASFRIPDGKVPPGKTVGMTCPKCGHRSSFTAPSAGNGWHEDSSGPVQESTSDKDVERKSFSSLVFAEEEGDLALVCVEDPELQRQIQKALELMEYQVIAVKEPHEALKNLRMHTCKLVMVHESFGGGESSERNPVLLYLERLPMSMRREMFALMLSERHSTLDSLVAFIRSVNMVMNVRHLPDFEGLLRQGLADHQRFYEVFLDALKESGRG, from the coding sequence ATGGGTGAAGATGGCATGGTTTTGGTGTGTGATGGCTGTGATGCATCCTTCCGTATTCCAGATGGCAAGGTGCCTCCGGGGAAAACCGTGGGAATGACCTGTCCGAAATGCGGACATCGCAGTTCCTTTACGGCACCTTCTGCTGGAAACGGGTGGCATGAAGATTCATCCGGGCCTGTACAGGAAAGTACTTCTGATAAGGATGTGGAGCGTAAATCCTTCTCTTCTCTGGTTTTTGCCGAAGAGGAAGGGGATCTTGCCCTTGTTTGTGTGGAAGATCCGGAACTTCAAAGGCAGATTCAGAAAGCCCTTGAACTGATGGAATATCAGGTGATAGCGGTTAAGGAACCCCACGAAGCCCTTAAAAACCTGCGTATGCACACCTGTAAGCTGGTCATGGTGCATGAGTCTTTCGGAGGAGGGGAAAGCAGTGAACGTAATCCTGTCCTGCTTTATCTGGAACGCCTGCCCATGTCCATGCGCAGGGAAATGTTTGCGCTTATGCTTTCCGAGCGTCACAGTACCCTGGATTCTCTCGTGGCTTTTATACGGAGTGTCAATATGGTGATGAACGTACGTCATTTGCCGGACTTTGAGGGGCTTCTCCGCCAGGGTCTGGCAGATCATCAGCGCTTCTATGAGGTTTTTCTTGATGCTTTAAAGGAAAGTGGGCGGGGCTGA
- a CDS encoding type III pantothenate kinase, with protein MLLVIDVGNTNTVIGVFEETILHKDWRIPSKRDTTADEFYVLVKNLFEDAAIPLREIRKTIISCVVPPMVPVLDAFCRRHIQAPPPHWVDADSVKGWMPILYTNPSEVGADRIVNSVAAYHRYHQALIVIDFGTATTFDVISEAGEYLGGAISPGIAIAADALFQRASKLPRVALFNPPSKVIGKDTESSLKSGIIHGYAALVDGMVEKIREELPAPLKVIATGGLAPLMQAVSRTIEVVDSNLTLEGLRLLSDRIE; from the coding sequence ATGCTGCTGGTCATCGATGTTGGAAATACCAATACTGTCATTGGGGTTTTCGAGGAAACAATACTTCATAAAGACTGGCGCATCCCATCCAAACGGGATACCACTGCAGATGAATTTTATGTTCTGGTGAAAAACCTCTTTGAAGATGCCGCCATCCCCCTTAGAGAAATCCGGAAAACCATAATTTCATGCGTTGTCCCGCCTATGGTTCCGGTACTTGATGCCTTCTGTCGCCGTCATATACAGGCCCCCCCACCCCACTGGGTTGATGCGGATTCCGTCAAAGGATGGATGCCCATCCTCTACACCAATCCCTCAGAAGTAGGTGCCGACCGCATTGTAAACAGCGTTGCCGCTTACCATCGATATCACCAGGCACTTATAGTCATTGATTTTGGCACAGCAACGACCTTTGATGTTATTTCAGAAGCAGGAGAATATCTCGGAGGAGCCATCTCTCCAGGAATTGCAATTGCTGCGGATGCCCTTTTCCAGCGGGCCTCCAAACTGCCCAGGGTTGCCCTGTTCAACCCTCCTTCAAAGGTGATAGGCAAAGATACGGAAAGCAGCCTGAAATCGGGCATAATACATGGATACGCCGCTCTGGTGGACGGCATGGTGGAAAAAATCCGAGAAGAACTGCCAGCTCCTCTAAAAGTCATCGCCACCGGTGGCCTTGCTCCCCTTATGCAGGCAGTATCCCGCACCATTGAAGTGGTAGACAGCAACCTCACCCTGGAGGGCCTTCGTCTCCTGAGCGATAGAATTGAATAA
- the folP gene encoding dihydropteroate synthase: MPELMLQTARTTLSIKGRCALMGIINCTPDSFSDGGRFIALEKALTHARNLIAEGADILDVGGESTRPFATQVSAEEECRRVIPLIRELRRETNLSISIDTRKASVAKAAIEAGADIINDISALEDPDMLPLCTDTGAALVLMHMQGTPATMQLQPRYSDVVREVSDYLRTKSEQVLKSGIAANRIVLDPGIGFGKNLQDNLKLLANLSTLNTLGFPLLLGTSRKKFIRALSASHHQEPDVLSMEVLAGTLATSIAGFQSGASILRIHDVAATRATLQVYTAICNAAPSGTFP; the protein is encoded by the coding sequence ATGCCGGAACTCATGCTTCAGACAGCAAGAACAACCCTTTCCATAAAGGGGCGCTGTGCACTCATGGGCATTATCAACTGCACCCCGGACTCCTTTTCCGACGGAGGTCGTTTTATAGCTCTGGAAAAAGCACTGACCCACGCAAGGAACCTGATTGCCGAAGGAGCTGACATTCTGGATGTGGGCGGAGAATCCACACGTCCCTTTGCCACACAGGTCTCTGCAGAAGAAGAATGCCGGCGGGTCATCCCCCTGATCCGGGAACTGAGGCGGGAAACGAACCTGTCCATCTCCATCGATACCCGCAAAGCCAGCGTGGCTAAAGCAGCCATTGAAGCAGGCGCAGATATTATCAACGACATATCAGCGCTGGAAGACCCGGACATGCTGCCCCTTTGTACAGACACCGGCGCAGCCCTTGTTCTCATGCATATGCAGGGTACGCCGGCAACCATGCAGCTTCAACCCCGTTACAGCGATGTGGTCAGGGAAGTGTCAGACTATCTGCGTACAAAAAGCGAACAGGTCCTGAAAAGTGGGATTGCCGCCAATCGCATTGTTCTGGACCCCGGAATCGGTTTCGGAAAAAACCTGCAGGACAATCTTAAGCTGCTGGCCAACCTCAGCACACTTAATACCCTTGGCTTCCCCCTTTTGCTGGGTACTTCCCGTAAAAAATTCATCCGGGCCCTTTCTGCCAGTCATCATCAGGAGCCGGATGTACTTTCAATGGAGGTTCTGGCCGGAACGCTGGCCACCAGTATTGCAGGTTTTCAAAGCGGTGCATCCATACTCAGAATCCATGATGTGGCAGCCACCCGTGCTACGCTGCAAGTTTATACAGCCATATGCAATGCCGCACCTTCCGGAACATTCCCGTAA
- the ftsH gene encoding ATP-dependent zinc metalloprotease FtsH has protein sequence MNPFYKNLSLWLVIILMMIMLYNIFNQPQYAEESIGYSEFLAMVDRDQVSNVTIQGNDLLVVTPTNQRFKVYAPDDTELIPMLRTKGVAIKARPPAESPWFLTVLVSWLPMLLLIGVWIFFMRQMQGGGGKAMSFGKSKARLMDENTTRVTFVDVAGVEEAKEELEEIVDFLKDPKKFTRLGGRIPKGVLLTGSPGTGKTLLARAVAGEAGVPFFSISGSDFVEMFVGVGASRVRDLFNQGKKNAPCIIFIDEIDAVGRQRGAGLGGGHDEREQTLNQMLVEMDGFESNEGVILIAATNRPDVLDPALLRPGRFDRQVVVPLPDIAGREAILRVHMKKSPIGKDVNIKVLAKGTPGFSGADLENMVNEAALIAAKRDKDFLDMKDFEDAKDKVYMGLERKSNVMSEEEKKVTAYHEAGHALVARLLPFTDPVNKITIIPRGRAAGITWFLPDESAFRYKDQLISGLSVAFGGRAAEEIIFKRISTGAANDIKQATDVAQRMVRSWGMSDDLGPISYAKGDEQIFLGRDIGQNRDYSDETARKIDYEISSLIHNAYEKALEVLKDNLEILHKLSAMLLDKETVSGKELDDLILTIRPDIIFPSHLPEMDDDDNLYDAPERKGPENYTGQGKDGISPDTGEENQDDRQDGNDSPEPEEPGQQEEDRDKKQDDDTRS, from the coding sequence TTGAACCCATTTTATAAAAATCTTTCTCTGTGGCTCGTCATCATTCTCATGATGATCATGCTTTACAACATCTTTAACCAGCCCCAGTATGCCGAGGAAAGTATTGGATATTCCGAATTTCTAGCCATGGTGGACAGGGACCAGGTCTCCAATGTCACCATACAGGGTAATGATCTTCTGGTGGTCACCCCGACCAACCAGCGTTTCAAGGTTTATGCCCCTGATGATACGGAACTCATTCCCATGCTCCGTACCAAAGGTGTTGCCATTAAAGCCAGACCTCCTGCGGAATCTCCATGGTTTCTTACAGTACTGGTTTCCTGGCTTCCCATGCTTCTGCTGATAGGTGTCTGGATCTTTTTCATGCGCCAGATGCAGGGCGGTGGCGGCAAGGCCATGAGTTTTGGTAAGAGCAAGGCACGGCTAATGGATGAAAATACCACAAGGGTCACATTTGTGGATGTGGCCGGTGTGGAAGAAGCCAAGGAAGAGCTGGAAGAAATTGTAGACTTTCTTAAGGATCCGAAAAAGTTTACCCGCCTCGGCGGACGTATTCCAAAGGGTGTTCTGCTTACAGGATCTCCCGGAACAGGCAAAACCCTACTGGCCCGGGCCGTTGCCGGAGAGGCAGGCGTTCCTTTTTTCAGTATTTCCGGTTCCGATTTTGTGGAAATGTTTGTTGGTGTCGGTGCTTCCCGTGTCCGGGATCTTTTCAATCAGGGCAAGAAAAATGCGCCCTGCATAATCTTCATCGATGAAATTGACGCCGTAGGCCGCCAGAGGGGTGCCGGCCTTGGTGGTGGACACGATGAAAGGGAGCAGACCCTTAATCAGATGCTGGTGGAAATGGATGGCTTTGAATCCAATGAGGGAGTCATACTCATCGCCGCCACCAACAGACCCGATGTTCTCGATCCTGCCCTTCTGCGGCCCGGCCGTTTTGACCGGCAGGTTGTGGTTCCCCTGCCTGATATTGCAGGCAGAGAGGCCATTCTGCGCGTTCACATGAAAAAATCCCCCATAGGGAAAGATGTGAATATTAAGGTGCTGGCCAAAGGCACCCCCGGCTTTTCCGGTGCAGACTTAGAAAACATGGTCAATGAAGCCGCCCTGATAGCTGCCAAGCGGGACAAGGATTTCCTGGACATGAAGGACTTTGAAGATGCCAAGGATAAAGTCTATATGGGCCTTGAGCGTAAATCCAATGTCATGAGTGAAGAGGAAAAAAAGGTAACGGCCTACCATGAAGCTGGCCACGCCCTTGTTGCAAGGCTCCTGCCGTTTACGGATCCTGTGAACAAAATCACCATCATCCCCAGAGGACGGGCTGCAGGTATCACCTGGTTCCTTCCCGATGAAAGTGCATTCCGCTACAAGGACCAGCTGATCAGCGGACTGTCCGTGGCCTTTGGCGGACGGGCTGCCGAAGAAATCATCTTCAAGCGCATCAGCACGGGGGCCGCCAATGACATCAAACAGGCAACAGATGTGGCTCAGCGCATGGTCCGCTCCTGGGGCATGAGCGATGACCTTGGCCCCATTTCCTATGCCAAGGGAGATGAACAGATTTTTCTTGGCCGGGACATTGGACAGAACCGGGATTATTCCGATGAGACAGCGAGAAAAATTGATTATGAAATCTCCAGCCTTATCCATAATGCCTACGAGAAAGCACTGGAAGTACTTAAAGATAACCTTGAAATCCTGCACAAGCTTTCGGCCATGCTTCTCGACAAGGAAACGGTTTCCGGAAAAGAACTGGATGATCTGATTTTAACCATACGCCCGGATATTATCTTTCCCTCCCATCTACCGGAAATGGACGATGACGACAATCTTTACGACGCACCGGAACGCAAAGGGCCGGAAAACTATACAGGACAGGGAAAAGACGGAATCAGTCCGGATACAGGAGAGGAAAATCAGGATGACAGACAGGACGGAAATGACAGTCCTGAGCCTGAAGAACCCGGACAGCAGGAAGAAGACAGGGATAAAAAACAGGATGACGACACCCGGTCCTGA
- the tilS gene encoding tRNA lysidine(34) synthetase TilS, producing the protein MNTQSFFLKKIITALTIHKMWQKEDSILIAVSGGADSMALLHGLADLKNLHGAFMGVAHLNHSLRPEADEEESFVADQAAQLGIPFHSHKVSLHREYPGLGCEEAGRMARYNFFNFLMKTKKYTRIATAHHAGDRTEQILMNLIRGCGPDGLGGIPAIRDGYVVRPLIDMERKEIISYLKDKGLSWKEDPSNTDTRFLRNRIRHQLIPLLENNFNPAIRKGLLRTGNIAAEENRWMNSMAEKTYSSLLLEEKSNAVILDGRKLSLLFPGHQARILRHAIFQIQGNLQSITLPHVEAIQKALQSTESSELHLPGKILVRLSQNILEIKKAEHSLREKESPLPFFSKELPLPEKLPASILLPHGFGRLEILGQQPSDTPSDMYTSISDRLFPLTIRAPLPGDRMHPWGRGGSRKLMRLFSEKKIPKELRRKRPVIAVKEGIIWVPGLPPDEKNKAENSKDRPVWLLWYDEKL; encoded by the coding sequence TTGAATACGCAGTCTTTTTTCCTAAAAAAAATTATCACGGCCCTTACCATCCACAAAATGTGGCAGAAGGAAGACAGTATCCTGATCGCCGTGTCCGGTGGCGCCGACTCCATGGCCCTGCTCCATGGCCTTGCAGACCTCAAAAACCTGCATGGTGCTTTTATGGGAGTTGCCCATCTGAACCATAGTCTCAGACCCGAAGCGGATGAAGAAGAATCCTTTGTGGCTGATCAGGCTGCGCAACTTGGCATACCCTTCCACAGCCACAAAGTTTCCCTTCACAGGGAGTATCCCGGCCTCGGCTGCGAAGAGGCCGGTCGCATGGCCCGGTATAATTTCTTTAATTTTTTAATGAAAACGAAAAAATATACCCGGATTGCCACAGCCCACCATGCCGGTGACAGAACAGAACAGATCCTCATGAATCTTATACGGGGTTGCGGTCCTGACGGTCTTGGGGGAATTCCCGCCATTCGGGACGGATATGTTGTCAGGCCGCTGATCGACATGGAGAGAAAGGAAATAATCTCTTACCTTAAAGACAAGGGACTTTCCTGGAAAGAAGATCCGTCCAATACAGATACCCGTTTTCTGCGTAACCGCATCCGGCATCAGCTCATTCCCCTGCTGGAAAACAATTTCAATCCTGCCATCCGCAAAGGCCTTCTGCGCACAGGAAACATTGCCGCAGAAGAAAACAGGTGGATGAACTCCATGGCTGAAAAAACTTACAGCAGCCTGCTGCTGGAAGAGAAAAGCAATGCTGTTATCTTAGATGGCAGGAAACTCTCGCTGCTGTTTCCCGGACATCAGGCCCGTATCCTGCGCCATGCCATCTTCCAGATTCAGGGAAACCTGCAGTCCATCACCCTGCCCCATGTGGAAGCCATACAAAAAGCCCTTCAATCCACAGAGTCCAGCGAGCTTCATCTTCCAGGAAAAATTCTTGTCCGGCTTTCCCAAAACATCCTTGAAATCAAAAAAGCAGAACATTCCCTGAGAGAAAAAGAAAGCCCTCTGCCTTTTTTTTCAAAGGAACTGCCTCTGCCTGAAAAGCTGCCCGCAAGCATTCTCCTTCCCCATGGTTTCGGAAGACTTGAGATTTTAGGTCAGCAGCCATCCGATACTCCTTCGGATATGTATACATCGATTTCAGACCGGCTGTTTCCCCTGACCATCCGTGCCCCCCTGCCGGGTGATCGCATGCATCCATGGGGCCGGGGAGGAAGCAGAAAACTGATGCGACTGTTCTCAGAAAAAAAAATCCCAAAAGAGCTTCGCCGAAAAAGGCCTGTTATTGCAGTAAAAGAAGGTATCATCTGGGTACCGGGGCTGCCACCGGATGAAAAAAACAAGGCTGAAAACTCCAAAGACAGGCCTGTATGGCTTTTATGGTATGATGAAAAACTCTAA
- a CDS encoding sensor domain-containing diguanylate cyclase: protein MGPLAEEMNQPLESKALLACLEVGKTLTSTLDLNEILQLIMEKISSFVAAEHWSLLLRNEDSGELSFKIIVGIDKEFLSDVTIEKGRGIAGYVAESGESLFVPSVKNDPRFFPGIDAVTGFETRSAFCLPLCIHGKVLGVIEILNLEDVKIFKELHLPILMLLADYAAIAIRNAQFLDHIRLLSITDEYTGLYNARYMHELLEKMLHALHTENKKAAVVFMDMDHFKTVVDTRGHLMGSEVLREVGQTVKAALSKKDIVIKYGGDEYVMIFPDCNRINAHEKCTKILNAIRRTPFLQSDPQPPVHVTASLGFAIYPDDAVTRKELLLLADQAMYKAKKRGKNSVVSWAEEGNEKA, encoded by the coding sequence ATGGGGCCTCTGGCAGAAGAAATGAATCAGCCACTTGAATCCAAGGCACTGCTGGCCTGCCTTGAGGTAGGAAAAACCCTGACATCCACCCTGGATCTCAACGAAATCCTACAGCTGATCATGGAAAAAATCAGCAGTTTTGTTGCAGCTGAGCACTGGTCTCTGCTGCTTCGAAACGAAGATAGCGGTGAGCTGAGCTTTAAAATTATTGTTGGTATTGATAAAGAATTCCTTTCGGATGTCACCATTGAAAAGGGCAGAGGGATTGCCGGGTATGTGGCTGAAAGCGGAGAGTCCCTCTTTGTACCATCCGTAAAGAATGACCCCCGCTTTTTTCCGGGCATTGATGCCGTCACCGGCTTTGAAACCCGGTCCGCCTTCTGTCTTCCACTGTGCATCCATGGTAAAGTTCTTGGCGTCATTGAAATTCTTAACCTTGAAGACGTAAAAATTTTTAAAGAACTGCATCTCCCCATTTTGATGCTGCTTGCGGATTACGCAGCCATTGCCATAAGAAATGCCCAGTTCCTGGACCACATTCGTCTTCTCAGCATTACAGATGAATATACAGGCCTGTACAATGCCAGATACATGCATGAACTTTTAGAAAAAATGCTCCATGCGCTACACACTGAAAATAAAAAAGCGGCTGTGGTTTTTATGGATATGGATCACTTCAAAACAGTTGTCGATACAAGGGGACACCTGATGGGCTCAGAGGTTCTCCGTGAAGTAGGACAAACCGTAAAAGCAGCTCTGAGTAAAAAAGATATTGTAATAAAATACGGGGGAGATGAGTATGTGATGATCTTTCCTGACTGCAACAGAATAAATGCGCATGAAAAATGTACGAAAATTCTCAACGCCATCCGCAGAACACCCTTCCTGCAATCTGATCCGCAGCCCCCTGTACATGTAACTGCCAGTCTCGGCTTTGCTATTTATCCTGATGATGCCGTCACCAGAAAGGAACTACTTCTCCTTGCGGACCAGGCCATGTACAAAGCAAAAAAAAGGGGGAAAAACAGTGTTGTTTCATGGGCAGAGGAAGGAAATGAAAAAGCTTAA
- the speB gene encoding agmatinase: MENNNDYPFFLASENPGNNPDKCLFHVIPVPWEASVSYGGGTARGPSAILKASDQLERFDGVDEPANLGIWTHPPIACESSPAKVLSRIAGACDSVFSRYGIPVLLGGEHTVTLGGLMAAKERFGEIGIVQIDAHADLRDSYEGNPYSHASVMRRALDLGHRVFQVGVRALCSEEADFREAFPVAHLDASAIALSGIPNKLLPHDFPERIWLTIDVDGIDPTVMPSTGTPVPGGLSWYQTLDVIAKSVTGRRIIGFDCVELAPINGLHHADFTAAHLIYQTMGIIQRQSRLP, encoded by the coding sequence ATGGAAAATAACAACGATTATCCTTTTTTTCTGGCCAGTGAAAATCCGGGAAACAACCCGGACAAATGCCTCTTTCATGTCATTCCAGTACCCTGGGAGGCCAGCGTATCCTATGGCGGAGGCACGGCCAGGGGACCTTCGGCCATATTAAAAGCTTCGGACCAGCTGGAACGTTTTGACGGTGTGGATGAGCCTGCCAACCTTGGCATATGGACCCATCCACCCATAGCCTGTGAGTCTTCCCCCGCCAAAGTCCTTTCCCGTATTGCCGGAGCCTGTGACAGTGTTTTTTCCAGATATGGCATTCCCGTGCTTTTAGGGGGGGAACACACAGTGACCCTGGGCGGACTAATGGCAGCAAAGGAACGATTCGGAGAAATCGGCATAGTACAGATTGATGCCCATGCGGATCTCAGGGATTCCTACGAAGGAAACCCCTATAGCCATGCCTCGGTCATGCGCAGGGCACTGGATCTTGGTCATCGGGTTTTTCAGGTGGGAGTCCGTGCCCTCTGTTCAGAAGAAGCGGACTTCAGGGAAGCCTTTCCCGTGGCACATCTGGATGCATCGGCCATTGCCCTTTCAGGAATACCAAACAAGCTTCTGCCCCATGATTTTCCTGAGCGTATCTGGCTTACCATTGATGTGGACGGCATTGATCCTACGGTGATGCCATCCACTGGAACCCCTGTTCCCGGAGGACTGTCATGGTATCAGACCCTTGACGTTATTGCTAAATCCGTAACAGGACGCAGAATCATCGGCTTTGACTGCGTGGAACTGGCCCCCATTAACGGCCTGCACCATGCCGATTTTACAGCGGCTCACCTGATTTATCAGACCATGGGAATAATCCAGAGACAATCCAGACTTCCCTGA
- the nspC gene encoding carboxynorspermidine decarboxylase — translation MLTDFLGKALGFDPHTISTPAFVVDERRIEKNLARLREVKERTGCHILLALKGFSMFSTFPLIRKSLDGTCASSVHEAMLGKETFGGEVHAFAAAFSKEDMESFLSITDHLVFNSFSLWERFKPMVLSAPRKISCGIRVNPERSVGRVAIYDPCAPGSRLGVRHKDFRPDMLEGIEGLHFHALCEQNSHELEIVLEGFVQHFGEFIPSMKWVNFGGGHHISRQDYDLEKLCRLITDFRKRFNNIPVYLEPGEAIALDTGFLVAEVLDIAGSGPDTHAILDSSATCHMPDVLEMPYRPQIIGAGEEGEKAHAYQLGGLSCLAGDNIGRYSFDAPLAVGDRLVFTDMAHYSMVKTNTFNGIPLPSIYRIDMEGKMHLERKFGYQDFKTRLG, via the coding sequence ATGCTGACGGACTTCCTTGGAAAAGCCCTGGGCTTTGACCCCCACACCATCTCCACACCCGCCTTTGTGGTGGATGAAAGGCGCATAGAAAAAAACCTTGCCCGCCTGCGGGAGGTAAAGGAGCGGACAGGATGTCACATCCTTCTGGCTTTGAAGGGTTTTTCCATGTTCTCCACCTTTCCCCTGATCCGAAAAAGCCTTGACGGCACCTGCGCCAGCTCCGTGCATGAGGCCATGCTTGGAAAGGAAACCTTTGGCGGCGAGGTACACGCCTTTGCCGCAGCCTTCAGCAAAGAGGACATGGAAAGCTTTCTTTCCATCACAGATCATCTGGTCTTCAACTCCTTTTCCCTGTGGGAGCGTTTTAAACCCATGGTGCTCTCAGCCCCCAGGAAAATCAGCTGCGGAATCCGGGTGAACCCGGAGCGCTCCGTGGGCAGGGTTGCCATCTACGATCCCTGTGCACCCGGCTCCCGGCTGGGAGTCAGGCATAAGGATTTCAGGCCGGATATGCTTGAGGGCATAGAGGGACTGCATTTTCATGCCCTCTGCGAGCAGAACAGCCACGAACTGGAAATCGTGCTGGAAGGCTTTGTTCAGCACTTCGGAGAATTCATCCCCTCCATGAAATGGGTGAACTTCGGCGGTGGCCACCATATTTCAAGGCAGGATTATGATCTGGAAAAGCTCTGCCGCCTGATCACGGACTTCAGAAAACGCTTCAACAATATCCCCGTGTATCTGGAACCGGGAGAAGCCATTGCCCTGGACACGGGCTTTCTTGTGGCCGAGGTGCTGGACATCGCAGGCTCAGGCCCGGATACCCACGCCATCCTGGACAGCTCCGCCACCTGCCACATGCCCGATGTGCTGGAAATGCCCTACAGGCCGCAGATCATCGGAGCCGGGGAAGAGGGGGAAAAGGCCCATGCCTATCAGCTGGGCGGACTCTCCTGCCTTGCCGGGGACAATATCGGCCGCTACAGTTTTGACGCCCCCCTTGCCGTGGGAGACCGGCTGGTCTTCACGGACATGGCCCACTACTCCATGGTGAAAACCAATACCTTCAACGGCATTCCCCTGCCTTCCATCTACCGCATTGACATGGAAGGGAAAATGCATCTGGAACGAAAATTCGGGTATCAGGACTTTAAAACAAGACTGGGCTGA